aatcacctagcctgcacatctttggactatgggaggaaactggagcacccggaggaaacccacgcagacacggggagaatgtgcaaactccacacagacagttacccgaagctggaatcgaccccgggtccctggcgtcgtgaagccgcagtgctaaccactgagccaccgtgctgcccctaatcTCCACCCATTACGCTTCTACTTCCCTACTTCCTGAGGCTGTGATGGTCCTTGCATAATCCTCTACTGTGAGGGCCATTCCTCCTCCTATTCCATTCTTTTTGTCTTTCCGCAATGTTATGTATGCTGAAATACTCATTACCAATTTTGGTACTGTTCCCCAAAGGGTAGAGAGCTGAAATCATACTCAAAGACAAAAGAGATGGAGTAAAATGGAGGCTGAAACAAAGACGGGAGTAATAAAATCTGTTTGGCAATAAAGAGATAATAACAATATTTGAGGTTTGTATGGAAAGAAAATAATCACAAAATAAGACACAAATagtggaaaataaacaaaaaacaatGATAAACATTAAATGAAGTCAAGACATGGACAAGAAGAGAGGAGTTTCTTTTGATTGTGAGGTGATTACCCAACAATATTTTCAGAATTTCAATGCTGAAATTCTAACAGCTCATACCATACTGTCACAAGTATAAATCTGTAATGAAAAGATTAATTTATTATGTTGTGATAGGCAGAGTGTGAATAGTTTTGTACGATTGTATGCATAATATTTTGGTAAATCCAGATTTCTCAAAATCCGTACTTTTTTTGAAGCATATTACTCTATATCTATTCTGTAAAAGTTTAGAGAAATGATAAACATCGCCTAGATCAGAGAATTAAATGCAAAATTcacaaattaaacattttataGCTTTTTTCCTCTTTTATCCAATCCGCATTTcataagcaaaaacagaaaactgCCAGAaaaaaactcagccagtctggcagcatctgtggagagaaagcagagttaatgttttgggtccagtgaccttccttcaTAATATTTGTTCTTCAGTGTTCATGTTCGGTGAAATGCACTAAAATTCAGAGAAGAGTTGTCACTGAGCCGAAACGTTCACTCTGCTTttccacaccctccctcccccctacagatattgtcagacctactgagatttccagcaatttctatttttgtttctgacttctagcatcaacagttttgttttgtttcctgtaTTTCATAAGATCTGATTGTTGATTtaattgatatatattgtgacgTAACCTTCAGCTAATCAATAGAGGCCAAGTCCTTCCAGTTGAGTTTATGAGCTTGAGCAGAACATTTTGTCTAAGCAGTTGTACATCACatcacaccttaaaactatgaaccaGAAAACTCTCAAAGCCAAATTAAATGGCACAATGCATGCAACAATTAAAGTTATTTTCTGAAGATCTATCATGTGTGAAGATAATATTGAACAGTTTaggaattgtttcagagatattaggaactgcagacgctggagaatctgagataacaaggtgtagagctggatgaacacagcaggccaagcagcatcagaggagcaggaaagctgacgttttgcgcccagacccttctttagaaaaataacatttccgaagaaaggtctaggcctgaagcttcagctttcctgatgcttggcctgctgtgttcatccagctctacaccttgttatctcagtttgagAACTCGTTTGGCTTTGACATTACAAATGTTTCCAGAAAAgtaatttctttaaaattaaaaaaaaacagtgaaatCTCCAAATGCTGTAGAAGTTGTTGCACCATCCATACCACAGGATGTAGTTATTGGGTAATTTACTTACTGTCATTCTCTCCTTGGGTTGCTTAGCAACAGAGAATTTCTGGTCTATAACATAGGCACCTTCAACACTTCCAGAAGCTGGGTAAGAAGAATATTAATATTAGTATATAACATTGTACTTTTTTGTGACAATCAGATAGAAATCAAGATGCAAATGAAAGCAGAAGACTTAAAATTAGTGTTGTCATAAGGGATGGGAAGCAACTAATGAAATATAAATTACCTAAACTGACAAATAAAGTTCAGCGAGGAAAGAATCtttgtgggattttttttttaaataaattatttcttaAAAATATACAAATGAAAAACATAAACTACAAGTCAAGCAAGTTACACCTGAATACCTCCAAACACAAGAGAAATTAATATGAATGGATATCATGATGCAGGCTGCAACACTTTCCCACCAGCACACAGCAATTTACGCAAACTTTCACAATAAGAATTATGCCACCACTTCAAGGTTAAGACCATGGTACTTGCAAGCTTGTGCGTGACAAGCATGTGTGATCATGACTGCtgtagaaaagaaaaaaaatgaaagcacTGAATACAGATAAACTTGCAACAGCTCAGTGGCTGAAAAAAAGAGGAGCACAGGACACAAGCCAGTCTAGCAATGAAGTCCATGTTTGCCAGCCACATTGCAGggttcacacagtcacctgtcTGCTTCCGCTTAGTACAAGGTACGTGAGTTGGTCTATGATATCTTACAGCtggttttaaaatgattttcCTGGAAGGAGAGCGGGtctgaatttctgattttttagTAAGTTCAGACTTCTTATAGGCTGTTAGaggaaaaacaaaagcaaatattATGAGGACAGGAACAATGTGGTAGGTCAGGTGGAATGATCAATATCCACTTTTAATTTAAGAAATTAATCAGGAAGAATTTAAGAAATTAGATATTACGACTTCTTGTTACTGTTTATTGTTATCTAAAATTTCTACAGTCAAATTTTTCAGCAAATGTATCATTATTACATGGGCACAATACAACCACCTCACGTCACAAAAATGCAACAAGAAAACATAAAATGCTTGATTCGTATGAACCTTTTCTCCTTTTCTTGTCTTCTTTGGAGACCGTACTGATAtcttttttaattatttttctctcaggCGTGGAAACTCTGTTTTTCCCAGTTTTTAACACCTTGCCTTTCCTATGTTTGTCTGAAGACAGGCTGATGAATTCCTTCTCTGCCTTTTCCTGTTTAGTAACAGCAGCTGGTTGTGTTAGAATGATACTTTCTTCATCTGCAGAATTAAAGTGCAAGAAATCACTAATAGCAACAGGGCTCAAACACAGGAAAAAGAAAATTCaagctcctttttaaaaaaaataagtaaCATTAAATAATATAATATAATGTAGTGTAACActtatttattttacttttaagAGATTTTATAATTTAGTCATAGGTGATAGCTATTAAGGCTTTATAGGCACCTTGAGTATCCATCCAGAGGCTGTCTGTATCCATTACAGATTCATCAATGCTCTCGTCCTCTCTCAGGTCTGTAGGGATTTCAATTTTTTCTGGGATCAGTGCAATTTGGACAGCTTTTGCAGGTGACTCATAAATCTGTCCTTCTGTTGACCGGGTTTGTTCACTAGGGGTAAAAACATCCTCAACATCACCATCATCGGGCATGGCAAACCTCACATTATGACCTACATCCTTTCCTCCTTCTAGAGTGGTCTGAACAACTGTAATAATGTCATCTTCTACTGTAATGACAGATTCCACAATTCCCCTATCCTCTTCAGTTTCTTCTACGGGGATGTTTTCGGATGCTTCATAGTCACCGGGGTCTTCGTGTAGAACAATTTCTGGCACAGGAACGTCAAATAACAAATTGGACTTAACTTCCTCTTTCATGGCTTTCTGGGCTTCAGCTGGTTCTTGCACTGGAACTGCTTCATGGACTTGTTGACCACTGGATTCTGCTTTAGAAACTTCACTTGGTGCAGGTCTAGTTTTGCTTTCTATGGTTTCCTCAGTTGGGGCTATTACACACTCAGTAACAATGTTGGATAAACCAGGCAACACAACATCTTTCACTCCCTTCTCAGTTTGGATAATTCCTTGCACAGGAGGGGATTTTTCAATTACTTTGCCATCATAATGCATAATTTCTATATCACCACTTGGTTCAATATTGTTACTGGGAAGACCGGGCTTGGTTTCGATCTCCCTAATATTATTAGGTTGAATTGTTTCTGGAGCAGGGCCAACCTTCTCAGTTACCTGATCAATTTGCTCCATTTCAAAACCTACTTTAGGTACTGTATCCTCACTAGACAAAGTAGGCTCAGTGGAAACTATCGCAGTTTCTGAAAGTGGAGTGATTTCTTGTATAGGAGCAGTTTTCTCAGATATATTTTGACCAGCAGCCTCCAGTTTTACACCAGCTTCCAAAATGTCAGTCTTAGTGAGTGGACTAGATTTGGATTCCACAGTCTCTTGAAGTTGAGGAGGTTCTTGAGTAGATGCAGTTTTCTCAGGCCCTTTCTGAGAAACAGATTCTGCCACAATCTCCTCAGAGGGCAATTTGGGCCTGGATTCATCTTCTGGGATCTTCTTAGGATGAACTGAGTCTTGAATAGGAGTAGTTTGCTGGAAAATTGTGTGATCTATGCTGTCTACTTCTATATCCACATCGAGCACATTATCCTGCCTGGGCAAAGTAGGCCTTGGCTTATCTTCCAAGGCTTTCTTGGGTCGAGCTTGTTCTTGAACCGAGACACTTTTCTCAGACCGTTGGTGATCGGTAGTTTTAAGTTTAAAACTCCCTTGTGGCACAGTAAAGTCACTGGGCAAAATATGCCTTGGTTCATCTTCCATGGTTAATTGAAGATGTTCCTGAGGAGAAGCTTTCTCAGACGGTTTGTTTTCAATAAATCTGGTTTTCAAAGAGGTCTCCAATACTGCAACATTGCTAGGTAGATCAGACAAATCGCTAGATTTACTGGCATTTTCGGTTTTATCTGGAAGCTCAATGGGAGAAATGTCTTTTGGAACTTGCTGAGCGTCAATGGTAATGGATATATTTTGAGTGCAAGATTCTCTCTGGGCAGGGTCATCAGGTAAATGATCTAGTTCAGATACTAACTTGGTAACTTGGTTTGAGACACTTAACGAAATCGTTTCATCCATCTTGAGTTCGGACTGTGCTTCCAAAATGGTAGCAATTTTTAATTCCCTGTCTTCTGATAAGGTACTGATTCTAAAATGGGAATCTTCTTTCTGCTTATTTGCATCTATTTGCCTTCTAATACTTTCCTCATCTATAGTCTGAGAAGCTGCACGGATTTGATGAAGGAAAATGCTGCCGTCCTCCAGTGGACTTTTAACTTCCTCAGGAGTTGGTAAGGGAGCAGAATATTCAAAAACACAGTAGCCCATTTCCTCTGCTTGATTAACATTTTTAATAATTGATTTGATGCTTTCAGTTAaagcctctgagccagaagctacATTTTCGGTGGTAGATTCACAGGGCATGGATGCTCTTCGAACTATTTCGATTTCTGTACCTTCTGAGCTCAGTCTCGTCCTAGTAACTCCTAAATCCAACATTTCAGGCAGGTCAGGAACCACAACAGTGTCATTTTTGTAATCATCTTTCAAAGTACAGGGGTATGCATATTGAGAGTCTAATTGCAGGCTTTCTGTGGCTGATTTCTCTTTTGCAACAGAGACAGTTTTATCCTTTTCCACTTCGACAGGAAAATAAATTTGCTTCTCCTCAGCGGGTGTTGTTACTGGAAAGAATTCTGCTGACTCCTCTAAACTCATCCCTCTGGTACAGGCTAGAATATCAGAAGCCAAAGGAGACAGAGATTCTGGGGGACCTTGGCTCTCTGTTTCCACCTCCAGTGCTACTGAATCCAAAGATGCTTCAGGTAAATTCAACACCAGCTTTTGTAGCTCTTTATCAATATTTGCATCAGCACTAGAATAGGTTTGTTGAGATATTGCTGCGGGGCGCTCCTCTTTGGCCAAATGGCTCAGTTGAATAGGTAAATGAGTTTCATTTTCCACAGCGGATTTAACTTCAACGGGCAACACTTTAGCCTGTACATCAACAGGTGGCGCATTAGCGTGTACATCAACAGGCACGGATGTCTGCGCAAGTGTGCTATAATGAATTCCTTCAGCTGATACATCATTTTCAACTTTGTGGGCATCCACTTCCGATTTCTCATGTGGGCCCTTCGAGAATTGTGGCACCGTATGAAGAAGTCTTGAACTGTTTTCATCTGAAATGGTCATTTCATAATAACCATCTTCAGGTGGTTTGGTACTATTTTCCCCATCATCTTTCAGAACAAATGTTTCAAAATATCTTGACATTTCTGGTTGATCCTCCTCCATCTTGACTTTTGAGCCCACATTAAAGGAGTCATATTTTTTATTTTGCACCGTTAGACTAGTGAAGCTTTGGGCGTTTTTATCAGGATAAACATTTGAATCCGATAATAGGTTCACGTTTTGTGGTTCCGCTTCTTTCTCTTGTTGAATGCTTTTTTCTTCCGTTTTCATAGGTGTATCACCAACTTTTTTGATATTTGAATCCATACTACAAGGCTCTTGTTTTATCCTCTCAAGCATAGAGTCTTGACTTAAAAGGGAATCGCTTGTAATGGGATGCATGCCACATTGTACATTTAGGTTAGATTCCTCCACATACAACTGGGCAGTCACAGCATCAGGCAACTGATGAACCTCTGCTACCTCAAGGTTGGTTTCAATTTCTTTAAATAGAAGATTACTTGGTTGTTGTTCAGACACATGTTTAGAGTATTCAGTTTGTAATAACTTTGTCATACCGTACATTGTCTCTACTGCTGGTTTTCCATTCACATGTTCTAAATGATGTTCTGCAGTATCTGTAGAGGTGTATTCAACACATTCTGATCTGTCCTCTGGCATTGAAAATACATCTGCTATATTTTCAACCAGCTTTATTGTATCTGGCGTATCTTTTCTTTTATCACTAGAACCTTCGAAAGCTATAGGTTTGTCTTCAATTGCACTGTGTGCAATTACAGGTAACTTGTCTATATGCAATTCCTCAAGTACTTGTTGCTTTTCCTggagcacgttttgcactttgCTTTCAGGGGCTGAAGTGCTGGTTGCAGCCAAGTCTATTTTTGCCTCTAGAGGAGGTAACACATAATTATCGTCTGCCACTGTTACTCCAGTAATCGATTGCTCTTTTTGTGAAGCACCTTCACTGTCCTTCAGTGAATCTTTTGCAGAAGGTATTTCAATATTTGGGGAAATAGCCTTTTGTTTACAGATATCTGTATCTGAAATCCCTGTACTGAGCTGTTTTGATGCATCTGGAGTTTCAGAACTATCAAGAGATTTTTTACTTTGAACTGAAACAGATTTGCCAGGCAGTGCTTCTGCCACAGTGTTTTGTGGTTTCATGATTTCGTCTGTTTTCTTGGCAGAACCTGACTGCATATGGATGGCTTTATTCTCTGCTGCCACAATGGAGATGCATTCATCTTCACAAAGACTGGACTGCAGTGAATTTGCATGGTGGCTAGTTGCGGTTTCAACACTAGAAGCCGCTAATTCTTCTCGACGTGGCTCAGTCTTGAATGAAACAGGAACAGGCTCTGTCTGCAAAACAGCTGAAATTAAAGCCTGCTTCTCGGAATCAGCTTCCTCTGTTGTTTGGATGATGTCATCATTATATTTTTCCAGCGTCGAAAAAGGTGGCAGGTCAGGTTTCTGCTGTTCAGGAATATTCTTTTCTTTGAACTCTGCCACTGACACTTCTTGCAACGACAATCTTTCTCCACAAGTAACAGAGGATTCTCCACTTGTTGACAGCTTGTCCATCTTCGTGGCTGTAAGCAAATCTAAAGTAGTTTGTGGCATGCATATAGTTAACTGTTACTAATAGGGAAAACCATTCTATTTCATATATTCCTGCCCCCAGTCAGACGGGTGTGTGTTGAATAAAAATGCATATAGTTAACTGTTACTAATAGGGAAAACCATTCTATTTCATATATTCCTGCCCCCAGTCAGACGGGTGTGtgttgaataaaaatgaaaagtgcAAATTTGTTCAACTCTGCAGCAAAACATTCAGCATTGGTGAAAACAGACTGAATGTAGTATTGGGCCTAAACTGTTTCTAAGCTGCAACTGATACTCAGGCTTGCTTAGTTATACTTAAAAGAaaactacatttttaaaatgttagcaATACATTAATTCGGAAGAAAAGATACGCAAACCAACCTCTAAAACttctaaaatttaaaattctgtGTTATTTTATTCTGTAGGATGAAAACAAAACCAAACTGTATTAGTTGATCAGTGATTTATCTCAGGAATAAAAAGCAtgtttgtttctgtatttttctttccAGATGCATCTCTTTGCTTTCTTAGAAAATGGATAAGTATATGTAATGAAGCTTTTTTGACTTTCCCTCattgtctttctttttaaaatgtgtgcATATGTGGCTGTTTTATACTCTACATTGTTGGTCATAATTCTATTACTGACTGATTTTTTGGTGTGTGGATGTCTCTTTACctccatttccttttttaaaacctcCACTCTACACCActtataattttgttttaattttattatcaGTTTTTCATCTCTTTGGGAGACGCAGATGCATTATAATTCTAGTCAGAAAATTCTTTGGTGTCTTCCTTGACACAGAAAGGGTGTGGGTTATGGAGGTCAAGGGCAGAGGGGAAGGTATGCAGGATTGTACTTCTACACCAGGATATTTACTCTTTCATCATCGTGCTTGCCACCTAAGTCTTTATATAGCTAAACAAATTACCCTCACAATCCTATCCCAGTCTCCAACTGTACACTTAATTAGAAAAAAAGCTTCTCACTAACACCATTTTCATTCTTAACCAGCTGATCATCCTAAAAACAGAATTGATTAATTAATGGTAAGCACTTGTCATAGCCCGAATAAAATAATAAATGCAAGATGCCAGCACCaaaacacaaagcaaaacaaTCTCTTTTCAAAATAATCCCAGAGATAAGCTTAAAAATACAGAAATGCAACTTAAAAAAGCTTCGAATCATGAATAAGTCTACGAATTAGAAAGCAAGTGAATCAACTCTAAAATAATTAATACACATTAGCAATGTAGCTGGCAAACATTTAGGCAATGGAAAtcctgtgctttttttaaaaataaaatcaacttgGCTGCAAAGCGTGTGACATCATGGAAACAAAATAACTCAAAATGTTAGGAGTGGTGGGAAATCATTGTTGCTTCTGTCGCCAGCATCAGTCAGCTAAAAGCAATTTATGCACAACGATTAAATTATCCTGAAAGCAACATATCTACCAGTAAACACTTGGAAGTGATACAATACTCAAAAGGCATTTCTTATTCTGTGGAAGTCAACAGGAAGACACACCTTCTACAGAAGGTGGCATTTCTTCCAAGGACTCAACTTCCCTAAGAGTCATTCCCTTTCCATTGGGAATTTCAGCTGGCACACTGTCTTCAGTTGATGATGTGGCCTCCATATATTTGGAATCCTGAGCCTGGGTTCCAGCTTCTGCTTGCACTAAGTGCGCAGCAGACCACTGCTCTTGGACATGCTCTTGCTTAAGAGCTAGTGTTGGCTCCTCTTCATCAGACGCTGGACTCTCAACAACTTTTTCTACTCAAAGGAAGAAGTGGACATGTCAGGACAAGAGACAACACAGATGCTATAACAAAACAATTTTAATGGGACACTTTCAGCTctgttttgaggaagtaaccatgTCATTTAAACACAAATGTCAAACAGAATTTGGTTAAGTAACACTGCCTGAAAGATGGTAAAAAGAGAGTAGCTTACAAAGGAGTTAagcatttatttgaaaaaaaagattTCTCAGGACCATGGATGAAATTGGCAGAGTTACTACTGGACAAACGCTTTCAAAGCGCTAGCATGGTGTAAAATGGCATCACTTTCTTTGATTGCAAGCATATATTTTCATTACTATAACAGAAATAGTATATTTCTTTTGACCAAATGCAATCCATCTCGGAAACTGTTTTCATGGCAATTTACTTGGGAATTTAAAGCCTACTAAAATGGCAGAAATTCATGATGACAAAGTAACGGCTCACTGCTGCTACACttaatttccttttcatgtttCATTAGAAATTACTAATAAATGAGTAGACTCTTCCAGATTTGGATTTATTGACGTAGAGTTTTGGCATGTTTTGATGATTTATGGATATATTTACTTCTAGCACGGTAAAACACCTGCAGGTCACACTAACATTTTATGCATTTGTGATTAGTTTTGTGTGTCACAAAATCactttcagcttttttttaaagattagattatattccctacaatgtggaacaggcccttcggcccaacaagtccacacctccccttgaagcatcccacccagacccatccccctataacccacacacccctgaacactacaggaaatttagcatggctgatccacctagcctgagcatctttggactgtgggaggaaaccggagcacccggaggaagcccacgcagacacggggagaatatgcaaactccacacagacggtcgcccgaggttagaatcgagcccgggtccctggtgctgcgaggctgcagtgctaaccagagccaccgtgccgtctaAGCAATGAAGAAAAACACAATATATGCTGCTACGAAGCAGAGGTTGACATCTCTCtaataactaaaactgaaagcCCCCATAGAAACTCGCCTCACCTTATGATCTATTAAAGtaaatgtgaaaagtggtataacctgcctgtTACCTcacaatctgttataaaggagaagtgaaataaaatgaactcctgacagtcatGTTACAAACAACAAATAACAACTTATTTcttaaacaaataacaatttatatACCTAACTCTAACAGTTAACAAATGAACAGAACTACCAACAGACTGAATAACTTCCCCCCTAACTACTAATTATtcccaaatgaaacaaaattctaatggcattgtcgttccaataaatacaagtcctacTTATATAAACCAATGTAAtaaggaaaataatttaaaacttcGTCTCTTAAAATTACAGCCAGCTTAAGTCTCCTGGAATTTTCTTTACCTTCTTCGCTGTTCACCAGTCAGGAATGCCTTTCTCTGTTGAATTCCTCTGTCAGGAATGCGGTTCTTtgtcaaattcttgtgtcaggaatattagctaagagtgctgcTGTATCTTTAGTTTAGAAGGTGGTTTTTGgagagcttagagaattctgatagagtcagtgattttttttatagctgagagctgttctcttggcagatgacagctgactctcacactgattttcaaatgctcGCTTCTTTTATTctcttgatgacctattaatttcttataataggattggccctaggttgtcaaaaccatcggTTGGGTTTTCGTATCTaaggcctggtttaaattaattggttaagttcaaaaacctgttgtcttggtaaaaatgctgcattgcctgctaacagtataaccttttgatacaatgtttcaatttcaagaactctacATACCTATTGCTGCCT
The window above is part of the Stegostoma tigrinum isolate sSteTig4 chromosome 7, sSteTig4.hap1, whole genome shotgun sequence genome. Proteins encoded here:
- the LOC125454137 gene encoding microtubule-associated protein 2-like isoform X8; translated protein: MADDGKSEGSAPQWTSSTVLEAASHQFTTDFKEQSASGECISRTENGYSFRDNLAEAQDGGQAAYTLSQANGVNGKLTAKDGATAASGRSFDTKPIPAPEAEVISARIVQEVTAEAVAVLKGEQVKDNVPREQTSAVEDSANLPPSPPPSPASEHFGPAEKDVGIEVKAKPLQRCSSYQPATTQEKRKLLAPSISVSVHDEEPYNSDEEYYEHPLFSSQWAATSALPSATVQQADELYSQDKEKVVESPASDEEEPTLALKQEHVQEQWSAAHLVQAEAGTQAQDSKYMEATSSTEDSVPAEIPNGKGMTLREVESLEEMPPSVEATKMDKLSTSGESSVTCGERLSLQEVSVAEFKEKNIPEQQKPDLPPFSTLEKYNDDIIQTTEEADSEKQALISAVLQTEPVPVSFKTEPRREELAASSVETATSHHANSLQSSLCEDECISIVAAENKAIHMQSGSAKKTDEIMKPQNTVAEALPGKSVSVQSKKSLDSSETPDASKQLSTGISDTDICKQKAISPNIEIPSAKDSLKDSEGASQKEQSITGVTVADDNYVLPPLEAKIDLAATSTSAPESKVQNVLQEKQQVLEELHIDKLPVIAHSAIEDKPIAFEGSSDKRKDTPDTIKLVENIADVFSMPEDRSECVEYTSTDTAEHHLEHVNGKPAVETMYGMTKLLQTEYSKHVSEQQPSNLLFKEIETNLEVAEVHQLPDAVTAQLYVEESNLNVQCGMHPITSDSLLSQDSMLERIKQEPCSMDSNIKKVGDTPMKTEEKSIQQEKEAEPQNVNLLSDSNVYPDKNAQSFTSLTVQNKKYDSFNVGSKVKMEEDQPEMSRYFETFVLKDDGENSTKPPEDGYYEMTISDENSSRLLHTVPQFSKGPHEKSEVDAHKVENDVSAEGIHYSTLAQTSVPVDVHANAPPVDVQAKVLPVEVKSAVENETHLPIQLSHLAKEERPAAISQQTYSSADANIDKELQKLVLNLPEASLDSVALEVETESQGPPESLSPLASDILACTRGMSLEESAEFFPVTTPAEEKQIYFPVEVEKDKTVSVAKEKSATESLQLDSQYAYPCTLKDDYKNDTVVVPDLPEMLDLGVTRTRLSSEGTEIEIVRRASMPCESTTENVASGSEALTESIKSIIKNVNQAEEMGYCVFEYSAPLPTPEEVKSPLEDGSIFLHQIRAASQTIDEESIRRQIDANKQKEDSHFRISTLSEDRELKIATILEAQSELKMDETISLSVSNQVTKLVSELDHLPDDPAQRESCTQNISITIDAQQVPKDISPIELPDKTENASKSSDLSDLPSNVAVLETSLKTRFIENKPSEKASPQEHLQLTMEDEPRHILPSDFTVPQGSFKLKTTDHQRSEKSVSVQEQARPKKALEDKPRPTLPRQDNVLDVDIEVDSIDHTIFQQTTPIQDSVHPKKIPEDESRPKLPSEEIVAESVSQKGPEKTASTQEPPQLQETVESKSSPLTKTDILEAGVKLEAAGQNISEKTAPIQEITPLSETAIVSTEPTLSSEDTVPKVGFEMEQIDQVTEKVGPAPETIQPNNIREIETKPGLPSNNIEPSGDIEIMHYDGKVIEKSPPVQGIIQTEKGVKDVVLPGLSNIVTECVIAPTEETIESKTRPAPSEVSKAESSGQQVHEAVPVQEPAEAQKAMKEEVKSNLLFDVPVPEIVLHEDPGDYEASENIPVEETEEDRGIVESVITVEDDIITVVQTTLEGGKDVGHNVRFAMPDDGDVEDVFTPSEQTRSTEGQIYESPAKAVQIALIPEKIEIPTDLREDESIDESVMDTDSLWMDTQDEESIILTQPAAVTKQEKAEKEFISLSSDKHRKGKVLKTGKNRVSTPERKIIKKDISTVSKEDKKRRKAYKKSELTKKSEIQTRSPSRKIILKPAVRYHRPTHVPCTKRKQTASGSVEGAYVIDQKFSVAKQPKERMTDAAMRSPEKRSALPRPSSILSTRRAPPEEKDAHFVPVTSPVYPAPKRPTTIRTEPRNDQKGQGVTRSRVHTSAGSEPTRTRSARSGTATPSTPGSTAVTPGTPPSYSRTPGSRTPRTPGTPGAHKSPILVPTERKVAIIRTPPKSPLTPKQLRVINQPMPDLKNIKSKIGSIDNLKHQPRGGQVHIANVKPDFSHIQPKCGSLDNVRYSPLVGNVQIVTKKIDVSHITSKCGSFSNIHYRPGGGHVRIESQKLDFKEKAQSKVGSLDNTRHTPGGGNVKIESHKLSFRENAKARVDHGADIITQSPGRSGATTPHRLSNVSSSGSINLMESPQLATLADDVTAALAKQGL